ACGAAGAAGGGCGACGACGGGTACGTCGAATCGCTCGCCTTCCCCTCCCCCAACAGCAAGGACCTGCTGGTGGTCGTCCGCTCCGGATTCGACATCAACGCCAAGGCGCCGGAGCTCTCGGTGCTGGACACCATCACCAAGGGCATCAAGGCCGCGTCGGTGAGCGGTTCGGGCAACGGGCAGACCGCGTAGCCGGAATCTGCCGGATTCCCTCTCGGGCCGGGTACGGGCGCTCAAGCGCCGGTACCCGGCCCTTCCGTGTCACTGCGGGCCCGCATCGCGGCCCCACGACCACCCTGCGGAGCCGCCGACGGTGCGGCCCTTGGCGCCCCGCCGCCGTCCCCGACGCCCCCCCCCGTTTCCGGTGGACCGGTCCGCGATGTGCCCGGACCGAACGAACCGGCCACCACGGCGTCCGGCGCTTCCGCCTCCGGCCCCCTGCCGCCGCCACCGGTGCAGCGCGACCTACCCGGCCTCTCCCCACCGGCATGCCGTCACCAGGCCGACCGGCCAACCAAGTTGCCCGCGGAGCGCGTCGCGAACCCAATGCAGAGATTTCTGTGCACACACTTCTATGCAAAGCTTTCTGTGTGGTCTAGCCTCAGAGGCATGGAACTACCGGAGCAGCCCTCACAGGTCCATCTGACGGCCCGAAACCTTCGCGGCATCGCCCACCCGCTGCGGGTCCAGATCCTCACCGTCCTGCGGACCGAGGGCCCTGCCACGGCGACCACGCTGGCGCGACGGCTCGATCAGAACACCGGGGCGACCAGCTACCACCTTCGCCGGCTCGCGGAGTACGGCTTCATCACGGAGGCGCCCTCGAACGGCGGGCGACGCGACCGGTGGTGGCAGGCGGCACACGCCAACACGGTCGTGCCCGACGACCAGGTGCTGGACGGCAGCGACGGGCTGGGCATCGCCTATCTCCAGGCACTCGGGCGGGTCTGGTCCGACGCCCTGACGGCGGCGATCGTCGCGACTCCGTCGCTCACTCCCGAGTGGCGCGACGCACAGGACTTCGGCGACTACGCGCTCAACCTCACGCCGGCCGAGGCCAAGGAGCTGACGGCGCAGATCCACGCCCTGCTCCGCCGGCGCACGTCGGCCGCCCCGGACCCGGACGCGGCTGTGCCGCAGGACGCGGAGCGGGTCTCCTTCCAGTTCCAGTTGTTCCCTACCGGCAAGGACCAGCAAGGACCGGCACCTCACCCCACCCAGGACACGGAGTAGACCGATGCCCCCTCGGACCACGGCCGCCGAAACGGCGGCGGACAACGCAGTACGGACAGCGGCTCCGGACACGGGCCCCCGGGTCCTGCGCGGCCTGTTCGGCATGCTGTCGGCCAACGCCGCGGCCCTGTCGGCCAACCGGGTCTTATCCGTCGCCCTCCCCTGGTTCGTCCTGACGACCACGGGCAGCGTCGGGAAGACCGGTCTGGTGGCGTTCTGCCAGATCGTCCCGTACGTGATCGCGCAGGCGCTGTCGGGACCGCTCATCGACCGGATCGGCCCCAAGCGCATCAGCGTGGCGGGCGACCTGCTGTCCACCGTCGCGATGACCGTCGCCCCGCTGCTCTACCTCACCGGCAACCTGCCTTTCGGGCTGCTGCTGGCTCTGCTCGCGGTCGTCGGAGCGGCCGACGGGCCGGCCAACGGTGCCAAGGGGCTGTTCGTACCGTCGGCCACCCGC
The DNA window shown above is from Streptomyces sp. NBC_00247 and carries:
- a CDS encoding helix-turn-helix domain-containing protein; the encoded protein is MELPEQPSQVHLTARNLRGIAHPLRVQILTVLRTEGPATATTLARRLDQNTGATSYHLRRLAEYGFITEAPSNGGRRDRWWQAAHANTVVPDDQVLDGSDGLGIAYLQALGRVWSDALTAAIVATPSLTPEWRDAQDFGDYALNLTPAEAKELTAQIHALLRRRTSAAPDPDAAVPQDAERVSFQFQLFPTGKDQQGPAPHPTQDTE